Sequence from the Mixophyes fleayi isolate aMixFle1 chromosome 4, aMixFle1.hap1, whole genome shotgun sequence genome:
AGAACaatacccccccccttcccttttgCCCCCCAAAACTCATATATGCACAGAATAAATGGCTTTAGAATTCTGATGAGCAATTACACAGAACAAGCTGTCAGGGCAGAATTCTAAAGTTATCCTGTCaatatatgcaatttttttttttttacaaaactattattaattttattatattgttttcttttgaaatatgttttttttatcaaacaaaaTGGATTTTTTATTTGCTCTAACAAATTTTCAGTTTTGCAATAACCGTCATTTAACTCTCTAAGCCATAGTTCACCCGTATAATTGAGCCATAGTTCAGTTTAACTGATAATGCACAATGAGACTTAAAAGACAGCCATTGCAAAACTGAAATCTTTATTAGTTGTGATTTACAGATTATTGTTACTATTAagagttttcttatttttaatctgtaaaaaaaaacaattaaattgtCCACAGTAAAAACATGATTCTTATATCTTTTACCATGGATATAGAGGTCATGcccatttcttttcatttagaGATCGGTTGACCAGGGGTGCATAATCTTTAGCATACAATTCcatatttgtttcattttaaatttttGCAGATCAGAAGAATTGGGATAGGAGGTTTGACATGGAAGCCCAACCCAGATCATTAACCATTTCAGCTTGCTGTTATTGACCTTCTGCCCAAAGTGCTTCTCTATTAACACCATTTAGGAGATCAAGCATGTGGAGATAGCCAAATAATCCCAGCAGTGACACAAGACGGAGTACCGGGGACTCGAACCCGCGACCTTGATACAAGCTCCATACAAAGCACTTACCTGCATGAGAAAAGACCCTCCTATCTACAGTCCACGCCCCCTGATCCAGCACGCGTTGTACACAGACATAATCTGCACAGGCGTCAGCCTTGCTGTTCGCAGAAGCAGATTCCCAGGCCGTAAAATATAGTTATTCTAATCGATCATTAAATAAAGCAGTCGACGTAGCTCTTCGTACGAATTCCATATTTATTTTCGAGTTTGTGTTGCCCGGAGCACaggaaataatatttttgaaCGCGGCGGACTTTTTGACAGGTGCGAATGTGCGGGTGGGATAGAGGAGAATGCGTTTTTGGTCCTGCAACCTGGTGGTAGTACTGGCAGCACAGTCTGCTGAGCCAGTAGATCTGGAGTCTAGAGACAGTGTGAGTTCTAGAATATTAGGTGCATTACAGTCTATGTTTCTAGTGTATATAGCTATATCTATAAACACTCTTTAGATTTTGTGATATAATTGTTATTGTAATTATCTATGTTTTGCATTTATTATGAATAATCTGGTTTCATGACTGTCATGTTTTATTAAGTGTATTGATATATGCGTATAGAAGAGTTATAGCAAGCAATGCATAGATATCTGCATGTAACATCTAAGTATTATACACAGGGATATTCACAGCATCTCAGATGTATAAAATTAATAGAGTACAGGTGAAATTTgaaatagggatcattgatccctatgattAAAAGTAGAATCTGTATGAGCTCTACAGAAAGCAAAAAGCTATGGAAAAACAATTTGTGTATGCAGGGGCAACCTCATTTTTGTGGTCTGTCCTTTTAAAATGCGAATCAATagtcatattattattaccatttatttatatagcgccactaattccgcagcgctgtacagagaactaactcacatcagtccctgccccattggagcttacagtctaaattccctaacatacacacagacagactagggtcaattttgttagcagccaattaacctaccagtatgtttttggagtgtgggaggaaaccagagcacccggatgaaatccacgcaaacacagggagagcatacaaacgcctcacagataagtccatggtcgggaattgaactcatgaccccagtgctgtgaggcagaagtgctaaccacttagccaccttgccATACTCTTTTAACTGAAGAGTGATCACATGGAAGCATGAGGAAAGCAAATGCTCTTATCTGTGTTTATTGTTGCAATGCCTTGTATTACTTGGGGGTGCCTTCTGATATACACACAAGATACAGTAGTCTTTTTCTTACAATGCATGGGTTATAGATGTGTTTAACATTCTGAATCTAAAGTCATCATGTCACTACATACACTTAATTGAGAAAGCAATATTTTGTCatgcacaaatattattattgttttgttgtcATTGCTCTGCAGTGCTGAGCATGGGGGAAAACAGAGcagacataaaacagggacatccAAGGTAGACAAAATCAATCTGCATTCAAACAGGAAATgtcagaagagcttacaatctagcttCTGCTAGTTGGGGAAGTGGGCTTatttaaagtaataaacaaaGTTTGCATGTAAGTTTTTAATTGGTCAGGATCAAATTTCTTTGTATATTGGTTGCatttattgaaattaaatatGAAGTTAATCGTGTAAAGATAATTATTTCCACTTAATTCAAATATTTTTCAGACCTTATTGTAAGAGTGAAACTGGAtctcattaataactatattttaaaatgaatactcATTTTATGTTGTTCCTTGCAGATTCGAGCAGGATTTAGTCAGTGAATCAAGAAAATGGAGACTCCAGACTCGCTCTCTGCCAAATTTGAAGGGTGTGTATTTGTTTAAATGACTGGTTGTGGATATTGGAGGATATGGTGAGTCCGTGCAGGGATCTGCGGAGTGGAAAGAGAGGAATATCGGTTCATACAGAGGACACAAGGCCACCCCGTGCGTCTAGAAGAAAATAGTTTTAATCATCTGCTATGAATAGGGATATTTACTGCAGAGCCATAGAACTGTCACAGCAACTTGTATTGGCAGatacagtaaattaaataaaggATTGGACATTTTTGTAACAAAACAATATACAGGGCTACTGACATTAATAGCACAATACAGTATGGTGATCCAGGAAATTGTCCAATTGGCAAAATGACATCAGGAAGCAATAGTTCCCCTTTTAGCGTAAATTAGACTATTTTGTTGTTGTGTTTCCTTCCTCTTGATAAACTGAGGTTTTAGATGGTGAAAGGTAAtagaaatgtcttttttttttctttccaacaTAAACAGCTATGTTATGTTGTGCTGTGTTGTGTTCTGTTGTGTTTGCATTGTCAGTTGTATAATTATCCTTTCTTTCCCTACAGGTCTTTTGCTTACTTTACAGTTAAAGACAGACTGCCTCAAATTCTAACCAAAGTGATTGACACCGTGCATCGAAATAAAAATAAGTTCCTGGAAGAGTATGGAGTGGTGGGTGATTAGTTCATGAGATATGTTCACTAGAGGGACACTAAAAGAAGCATCTAGTGATATTCCCTGTGTAAACGTTTCAGGAACTTGTCATAAAGTCACCTGACGTAGCGGTGCCCACACATGGGATAATGCATAGCTGTATTTATAGACCATTATGGGTGTGCATGTAAGAATTGTGCACTTCTTGGCCATGGTGTGGAGCCTGCAGAGCTTACAGTCCAGGACTCGGGAGTTCCATCGCTCAGACGTTCTTTGTACTTTATAAGGGACATAAAAATGGAACTGTTACCTCTTATCTGTGAAATTCACGCCGGATAAGGGAGGCTATCCATCACACCTATTCTCTGAGTTAGCGGCAATTCGACCAGGGCAGGATGTCATGTGGCATTGGTGGTCCAGGGAGCACCTGGTTGTCCCTGATTAATTTTACATAGGGAACAATGCTGCCTCTCTGGAGGCCGCCTTTACCCACCGTCTGAGACCCCATTTGTgcggaataaaaaaaaagggaaatatatATTTGCTGTTAAATCCATATCTCCGAAGCTGTTGGGGGGGGCCACAGATTAACCCACCCAGGAACGCTGACTCCTCTGGTTAACCTAACCCACCATCTGTGTCCATCTACAGCCTCGAGGAAAGGGATTTAATGGAAAGTACAAAAaactttttcttattatatacagATCAGTTTAGCCTCCTTTATGGTGTGAGGACATCGGAACTGTCCTTGTTACATATGAGTGAAAGCTTTTTGTTTTATTGACGTTGGTCCAAGTTTGTCTAGAAATGCCTCTCCCTGCAGGAGAATGGCATTCTAAAGGTGCAAGATGTGTTTAATTAtagaaatgtaaaattatataattgtagGTAACAAGTAATCCCAGGGTGGTTTATTTTAGGAAGGCATCGAGGCAGAAAAGAAAGCTATATCTTTCTTTTCCAAACTCCGGAACGAGATGCAGACAGACAAGCCCATCCTTCCGCTAACCGATGACCAGCCGGATACGCACATATGGAACCGCTACCTGGACTACCAGGAAACATTACTCGGCAAGGGTGAGCAGCCCAGCTGGTTCCGATCCCCCTGGCTGTATGTGGAGTGCTACCTGTATCGCAGGGTCCAGGAAGGTCTTCTGTCCAGGTGAGCAGAACATGCGCGTTCCACCGCCTAAAGCTGTCCGTGATTACAGGGCATTGCTTTATATTTATAGGACATACATTCATCCGTTACGAATCTTGTGTTAATTAAATATCTCACCCCCTAACAGCGAGTGGGGGAGGTGCGATACTAGGAGCCAACCTTCACTCATTACCTGAAGCTAAAAGACGGCTAGTTTGAAACATCTTCCATAGAGCTCCGCTGTTGAGCTATGGTTGGGCTTAGTTCTCCAGTGCCAAGAGCCGCTCTACGCTTTGGATTACAGGGGAGgggtggacttttttttttaaggggccataaaacttaaaatacaagttgGCTTATTTAACATAACTAATAGTAACACTCACAAATAGCTATTTGTGTTTTTTACAAGATTGAGGATATTTAAGATGATGGTGTGATCATTGGGGGAATATTTTTTGAAGGAAACCAGGTAGCCTCTGATATGGCTTTCAATAGAATAATAAGTCTGAGGCATAAGAAATGGTAATACAGTTACACACATCCTACGTCCCTTCAGGAGGTCTGACCTACATATTTATTACAGGTGTCCGTTTTTGGACACCGTGTTCCCTGCTTTGAATCCTGCCGTCCCCTGTGgcagatggggggagggggggtgtttgCGCCCTCCTGCGCTATGAGCTGCTGTGGCTGCCTTGACATACATTGGGGTCTGAGCTCTGGTGATGGGTGAGGGACCCCCGCCTTCTTTCTGCATGGTAGGGGGGAGAAGAACATTCTTATATATGATATTGTGATACAGAgctctccccagaaaatgttgccagccgggtggcattaagaagcagccggatAGAGACAGTGtaataatttacaataataatgaCAAATGTTGggggttattgcccacacctgccaggactggtcagactggtggtcagtggtctaacacacactgctggctgtagtgctcacatagtgcctgttctaataggagaaacaatggtttattatattaaataGGGTGGGAAGTTAAAAGAGCCGGGTGGAGGACCCTGGGAATTAGGTGCTGGGGAGACCACTGGTGATATATCCTTCTGCCATATGGTGGACATAGACTAATTGTTGGGTGTTAAGTTACACCCTTAGTAGAGGAACATGTCTAATGAAGGACAAATTAGCCTCCTCACCACTCAACTAAACCCCTCCTGACAAGCAGGCACCAGGCCCTGGATTGTgtctttttcttttcattcttATCTTATTTCATTAAAGACTTTTTCACTTTAATCATGTCTCCCGTCTTTGGTCGGGCTCAGAGACCTGACGCTGGTTATGACACCGGGCCAAGTATGGTTTATATATCTGTTTCCTCAGTAGGATCCTCTCATCGAACTCCTGTGGAGTCAGATAGAGCAGATCGGGAGCAGCTGTCTGTGCCCCACAAGCTGTGTTTACAGATATATGTTCTTCTGGTGATCTGACCACTGAGGATATTCTCCCTGCCGTTACCTCGCCCTCTGGCAGTCCCGCGTACAATGTAATGGTTGGGAAAGGCAGATGTGTAGCTGGAATGTGTTTTAGGTTTTGTGGTCATTCAAAAGTATTCAACACAACGTTTCTTTGCATAAAACTATAGCTCGAGAAATGAAAGCATAAAATATTCTGAATACATTGCTTGGACCATCATGGGGTAAAGCTTGTGCTAAGCCTTATATTAAGTTTCTTCCATTACCaccatatttaattttttgagcTAGGTGACTTTTATGTTAAGGGTATGGCTGTTTTGACAATCTTTAATGTAGCAATATTGATATTTTGCATTGATTTACTGCAGTCCCCCTATCTGCAAGTTTGATGTCTTCAGGGAAGCAAAGAATGAAAGTTTCTTCCAATCTCAGCCAGCGATGTTGGCTCTCTGCACGGATCTCCATGAGCTGAAGAGGAACATGGAGAGCCTCAGTAGAGACCAAAGCCGAAAGGAGTTCTACAGACTGCTGCAGGTGGGTAATCTCCGCTGATCAGACAGGGCGCCAAAATCGCCATGGCCGCTATGCGCATGGTAAACTAAGTCCTGTGTGTTATTTTATTAGTGTAAtaattttataattctttatttaaaggTTTCTTTATGGGGAAACAAGTGTGACCTCTCCATATCTGGGGGCTTGGACAACTCTCAGAAATCCAGTATTCTCTCCTCGTTGGAGTCCCTCCAGCCATTTATATTGGTAGATAATATGGAATCTCTCTGGAACATCCTTTCAAAGAGTAGAGATGGGAGCACGGAGA
This genomic interval carries:
- the DCPH1 gene encoding damage-control phosphatase ARMT1 produces the protein METPDSLSAKFEGSFAYFTVKDRLPQILTKVIDTVHRNKNKFLEEYGVEGIEAEKKAISFFSKLRNEMQTDKPILPLTDDQPDTHIWNRYLDYQETLLGKGEQPSWFRSPWLYVECYLYRRVQEGLLSSPPICKFDVFREAKNESFFQSQPAMLALCTDLHELKRNMESLSRDQSRKEFYRLLQVSLWGNKCDLSISGGLDNSQKSSILSSLESLQPFILVDNMESLWNILSKSRDGSTEKDSRIRVDIVLDNAGFELVTDFVLADAILSLKLVSEVHFHGKCFPWFVSDTTRHDFNWTVRQCLAANHKWMSKCGQTWKENLEKGCWVYHENMFWTLPHEYCSMADTAPDLYTELQKSDLILFKGDLNYRKLTGDRKWDFTVPFSQALTTFHPAPLCSIRTLKADVQVGLRPGIGEQLTASEPDWMISGKYGVIQFSPTV